From one Xiphias gladius isolate SHS-SW01 ecotype Sanya breed wild chromosome 12, ASM1685928v1, whole genome shotgun sequence genomic stretch:
- the LOC120797143 gene encoding LOW QUALITY PROTEIN: transmembrane protein 184C-like (The sequence of the model RefSeq protein was modified relative to this genomic sequence to represent the inferred CDS: inserted 1 base in 1 codon) produces the protein MPCSCAEWRRWIRPLVLVLYALLLVAVLPLCVWELRKDKVGTHSKAWFIAGVFVFLTIPVSLWGILQHMVHYTQPELQKPIIRILWMVPIYSLDSWLALRYPSLAIYVDTCRECYEAYVIYNFLVFLLNFLSNQYPSLVLMLEVQQQQQHLPPLCCCPPWPMGEVLLFRCKLGVLQYTVVRPVTTVIALICQLCGVYDEANFSFRNAWSYLVIINNISQLFAMYCLVLLYRALKEELTPIRPVGKFLCVKLVVFVSFWQAVLIAFLVKVGVISDKHTWDWDSVEAVATGLQDFIICIEMFLAAIAHHYTFTYKPYVQEAEEGSCFDSFLAMWDFSDIRADVTEQXRHVGRTFLGRPNKIYFGAATRPEHTEHTGLLTANSQDPLAVAATSMPSSPSSSGRYQGLGHTPAPHSISAPAGFTSSSWEDDSDNSPPRACGVP, from the exons ATGCCGTGTTCGTGTGCAGAGTGGCGGAGGTGGATCCGCCCGCTGGTTCTGGTCCTCTACGCTCTCCTGCTGGTGGCCGTGCTGCCGCTCTGCGTCTGGGAGCTGCGGAAAGACAAG gTTGGGACTCACAGTAAAGCCTGGTTCATAGCCGGCGTGTTCGTCTTTCTGACGATCCCTGTCTCACTGTGGGGCATCCTGCAGCATATGGTGCACTACACCCAGCCTGAGCTGCAGAAACCGATCatcag AATACTATGGATGGTGCCCATCTACAGTTTGGACAGT TGGCTGGCGCTGCGCTACCCCAGCCTGGCCATCTACGTGGACACGTGCAGGGAGTGCTACGAGGCCTACGTCATCTACAACTTCCTGGTGTTCCTGCTGAACTTCCTCAGTAACCAGTACCCCAGCCTGGTGCTCATGCTGGaggtccagcagcagcagcagcacctgcCCCCGCTGTGCTGCTGCCCGCCGTGGCCCATGGGAGA GGTGCTGCTGTTCAGGTGTAAACTGGGAGTCCTCCAGTACACTGTGGTCAGACCCGTCACCACGGTGATAGCGCT GATCTGTCAGCTCTGCGGGGTTTATGACGAAGCCAACTTCAGCTTCCGAAACGCCTGGTCCTACCTGGTCATAATCAACAACATATCTCAGCTG TTTGCCATGTACTGTCTGGTGTTGCTGTACCGAGCTCTTAAAGAGGAGCTGACTCCCATCAGGCCCGTGGGCAAGTTCCTCTGCGTCAAACTGGTGGTCTTCGTCTCCTTCTG gCAGGCTGTTTTAATAGCGTTCCTGGTGAAGGTCGGTGTGATCTCCGACAAACACACCTGGGACTGGGACAGCGTTGAGGCCGTGGCTACTGGACTGCAG GACTTCATCATCTGCATAGAGATGTTCCTGGCTGCCATTGCTCACCACTACACCTTCACCTACAAGCCCTATGTACAG gaggcagaggaggggtCGTGCTTCGACAGCTTTCTGGCCATGTGGGATTTCTCAGATATTAGAGCTGATGTCACAGAGC GTCGGCATGTCG GTCGTACGTTCCTGGGACGCCCAAACAAGATCTATTTTGGTGCGGCAACTCGACCTGAACACACCGAACACACCGGCCTCCTCACAGCGAATTCCCAGGACCCCCTCGCAGTGGCAGCCACATCGATGCCCTCCTCCCCTTCATCGAGTGGCCGGTACCAAGGCCTCGGCCACACGCCCGCCCCTCACTCCATCTCGGCTCCTGCAGGGTTCACCTCCTCGTCCTGGGAGGATGACAGCGACAACTCGCCTCCGCGGGCGTGTGGAGTCCCATAA